Part of the Novosphingobium sp. KA1 genome is shown below.
TGGTCCTTGCCAAGGGCGGGCTGACCGGGGGGTCCACCGCCTGGGCGCAGGGCGGCATTGCCGCGGTGCTCGATGCCGGGGACACGTTCGAGGAGCATGTCAGCGACACGATGATTGCCGGGGCCGGGCTCAACCGGCTCGAGACCGTGGAGTTCGTGATCGAGCGGGCGCCGCTGGCGATCGAGCGCCTGGTCGAACTGGGGGTGCCGTTCAACACCGAGGGCGACGAGCTTCACCTCACCCGCGAGGGTGGCCATTCGCATCGCCGCATCGTCCATGTCGCCGATGCCACCGGCTGGGCGGTGCAGAGCGCGCTGCTCAAGGCGGCCGAGGACAATCCCAACATCACCCTGCTGCCGGGCCAGTCGTGCATCGACCTCATCACCGGGCGGCATGAGGAGCGTTATTCGGGCTCGGGCCGGGTCTGGGGGGTCTACGCGCTCGACGAGCAGACCGGCCGGGTCACGGCCCATACCGCCCGCGCGACGATCCTGGCGACGGGCGGCGCCGGCCGCGTCTACCAGTTCTCGACCGCGCCGCGCGGGGCGACCGGCGACGGCATCGCCATGGCCTGGCGGGCGGGCGCGCGTGTCTCCAACATGGAGATGATGCAGTTCCACCCGACCTGCCTCTACAATCTCGAGGTCAAGAATTTCCTCATCACCGAGGCGGTGCGCGGCGAGGGCGGACAACTGAGGCACCCGGTAACCGGACACCGCTTCATGCCCGACTATGACGAGCGGGCCGAACTGGCCCCGCGCGACGTTGTGGCGCGGGCCATCGACGACCAGATCAAGCGTTACGGCCTCGACTATGTCCATCTCGACATCAGCCACCAGCCCGAGGCCTTCGTGAAGGAGCACTTCCCGAACATCCACGAGAAGCTGCTGGGGCTTGGCATCGACATGACCAGGGAGCCGATCCCGGTGGTGCCCGCGCAGCACTATACCTGCGGCGGCATCCTCATCGACCTTGACGGCAAGACCGACCTGCCCGGTCTCTATGCGGCGGGCGAGTGCACCGAGAGCGGGCTGCACGGCGCCAATCGCCTGGCCTCGAACTCGCTGCTCGAGTGCTTCGTGTTCGGCGAGGCCTGCGCGGCGCATATCCTCGACCACTGGGACGCCTTCGACGCGCCGCCGCCGGTGCGCCAGTGGGACGAAAGCCGGGTGACCGATTCCGACGAGGAAGTCGTCATCAAGCAGAACTGGACCGAGATCCGCCGCTTCATGTGGAACTACGTGGGCATCGTGCGCACCACCAAGCGGCTGGAACGCGCGATGCACCGCATCCAGATGCTGAACGGCGAAGTGGAGGAATATTACCGCCACTTCCGCGTCTCGACCGATCTGATCGAACTGCGCAACCTGCTCCAGACCGCCGAACTCATCGTGCGATCGGCGCTGCACCGGCATGAGAGCCGGGGCCTGCATTTCACGCTCGACTATCCGGCAACCGAAGCGGCGCCGCAGGACACCGTGCTGGTGCCCTGATGACGCCCGGGGCGTAGGCGCAGGGCGCTCGTGCGCCCTGCTTGGGTTTGCGTCACATGCCGATATGCAGGGCGCGGCCGATGAAGATCAGCGCCATTGCGCCCAGTACCGAGGCGAGGCAGCCCGCGCGCTGGAAACCGGCCTCGCCGCGCGTGGTGATGAGCCCGGCGGCAAACGAACCGCCGATGCCGAGCAGGATCGTCGCGACCCAGCTCATGTCGACGAAGCCGGGATAGAGCCAGCGCGCCAGCACGCCGATGACGAGACCGCTGATGATGGCGCCGATCAGGTTGATCATGAAATCGAATGTCCTTGAAGCTTGGCCGGAATGGCGGGCGGGATGGTGAGGGTAGAAGTGTCCGCCTGAATGGAAGTTGCAAGGAGTCTTCGGCCAAGCGCGGACCGGACTCGGCGAATGCAGCGCGCGGAGTGCGGGATTCGCCGTGTCACGGCTTTGCGACGAACCGAGCGGCCGGTGATGGCGGGCACGGGGAAAACTGCGATCAAGTCTCTAGACAGGCGGCAAAAGCTGCCGTTCGGGGGGACTCGTTTCGCCGCAAACGCGATTCGCTTCGTCGCCGTTTTATGTGGAAAAATTTTTGTGATCGGGGGTGAAATTGCCCCTTGCGCAAATGCCCGATGACGCAGTTCCCGCGCGTCGCGCCCGCTATCTGCCTGTAAACCCCTCCCCTGCGCTTGCCGTTCGCGGGCACGACCCCCACTTGCGTTGGAAAGCAGAAAAGGCACTATGGGTTGTGGCGCGTCGGTCGCGGGGCATCTAAACCTAGGTATTGTCGTTTTCGGCTCGTGGGGGCACGGCGGGAACGATTCCGGGCGGGATGTCAGGCTTCTCGAGCAAGGTGCCTGGGTCGGTCAGGGAATTTTGTTCTCTTCTTGCGCCGTCCGTGCCCGCCGGGTCGATCCCTCGATCCCGGCGACTCGCGCGGATGGTTCCGGTCGGCCTCGACGCCAAGTTGTGAAGGCGCCCTGTGGCGCTTCGATGACGCCGCAGACAGCAACGGGGGCTAATGTGGATTTCAGGAACGGAAGCGACGCTGAAGTGAACAGCTCCGATGTTATGGATGGTCAGGTCGAGATGCCTGGCTTCGAATTGAACCGACCCGAGCCTTCGAAGGCGCCTGCGAAGGCTCCCAAGGCACCCGCCAAGGCAACCGGGGCGAAGCAGGAAAAGGAGGCGGGCGTGGGCCCGGCAATCGCGATGGACAAGACCGATACCGCTTCGGACGCACTGGTCGTTGATGCCCTGGCGGCTGTTGCCGCCGCCGCCTCGGCCGGCGCCGCCGCAAAGCCGCGCGTCAGCGATTCCAAGACGATCCACGATCGCCGCTTCACCATCGTCACCGACGATTCGCGCAACGACCTGCTGACCGATTTCGGCAAGGAAACGCTCGACGATCGTTACCTGCTGCCCGGCGAGAAGTACCAGGACCTGTTCGCCCGCGTCGCCGACGCCTATGCGGACGACCAGGAGCACGCCCAGCGCATCTACGACTACATCTCCAAGCTGTGGTTCATGCCCGCCACCCCCGTTCTCTCGAACGGCGGCACCGGCCGCGGGTTGCCGATCTCGTGCTACCTGAACTCGGTGGACGACAGCCTCGACGGCATTCTCGCCACCTGGACCGAGAACGTCTGGCTCGCCTCGCGCGGCGGCGGCATCGGCACCTACTGGGGCAACGTGCGCGGCATCGGTGAGCCGGTCGGTCTCAACGGCAAGACCAGCGGCATCATTCCCTTCGTGCGCGTGATGGATTCGCTCACCCTGGCGATCTCGCAGGGCTCGCTGCGCCGTGGTTCGGCGGCCTGCTACCTCGACGTCTCGCACCCCGAGATCGAGGAATTCCTCGAGATCCGCAACACCACGGGCGACTTCAACCGCAAGGCGCTCAACCTGCACCACGGCGTGCTGCTGACCGACGAGTTCATGGAAGCCGTGCGCGACGGTACCGACTTCGACCTCCGGAGCCCCAAGGACGGTTCGGTGCGCGGCACCGTGCACGCCCGCTCGCTGTTCCAGAAGCTGGTCGAAACCCGCCTGCGCACGGGCGAGCCCTACTTCGTGTTCTCCGACACCGTGAACCGCACGATGCCCAAGCATCACCGCGATCTCGGCCTCAAGGTCTCGACCTCGAACCTGTGCTCGGAAATCACCCTGCCGACCGGCCGCGACCACCTTGGTAACGACCGTACCGCCGTCTGCTGCCTGTCCTCGCTCAACATCGAGACCTGGGAAGAGTGGAAGGGCGAAAAGCGCTTCATCGAGGACGTGCTGCGTTTCCTCGACAACGTCCTGCAGGACTACATCGACCGCGCGCCCGACGAGATGGCCCGCGCCCGCTACTCCGCCGAGCGTGAACGCTCGGTCGGCATGGGCGTCATGGGCTTCCACTCGTACCTCCAGAAGCGCGGCATCGCCTTCGAGAGCGCGATGGCCAAGGCGCTGAACATGCAGATGTTCCAGCACATCGCCGCCAAGGCGGACGAAGCCTCGCTGCTGCTGGCCCAGGAACGCGGCGCCTGCCCGGACGCGGCCGACATGGGCGTGATGCAGCGCTTCAGCTGCAAGATGGCGATCGCGCCGACCGCGTCGATCTCGATCATCTGCGGTGGCACCTCCGCCTGCATCGAGCCGATCCCGGCCAATATCTACACCCACAAGACGCTCTCGGGCAGCTTCGTGGTGAAGAACCCCTACCTCGAAAAGCTGCTGGCCTCGAAGTCGAAGGATTCCACCAACGTGTGGAACTCGATCCTCGAACACGGCGGCTCGGTCCAGCAGCTCGACTTCCTCAGCCCCGAGGAAAAGGCGATCTTCAAGACCAGCTTCGAGATCGACCAGCGCTGGCTGCTCGAATTCGCGGCGGACCGTACGCCCTATATCGACCAGGCCCAGTCGCTGAACCTGTTCATCCCGGCGGACGTGGACAAGTGGGACCTGATGATGCTGCACTTCCAGGCCTGGGAGAAGGGCATCAAGTCGCTCTACTACCTGCGCTCGAAGTCGGTGCAGCGCGCGGGCTTCGCAGGCTCGGGCGGCGTCGAGGCGGACAATACGCCCGAAGCGCCCAAGTTCGAGATCGGCGAGACGACCGACTACGACGAGTGCCTTGCCTGCCAGTAAAGGTCGGCTGACAGGATCACCGAGAGACGGCTCTCCGGCTTCGTGCTGGAGGGCCGTTTTCGTTTTGGGGAAGAACAAGGGAGAAAGCAGGGGAGCATAGCCCCCCTGCACCCCCAATACCGTCTAGGTCACGCGGACCAACTGCGTGGCGCGCCCACGGCGGCGTCGGGAGGCTTAATGGCTGCGCCGCAGGGAGCGCACTATGGCAAGGCAGGGCGCAACAAATATGTTTCGAGGGTCTGGGGGATCTCTTGAGCTTGTCGAAGGGCCCCAGGGCTTCCTTTTTTCTTCTTCTTCCAACCCCTTCTGACCTAAATCTGTCATTCCCGAAGCCTAGCTGCCCCTCGTAAAACGCTTCCCAAGGATCCCCCCGATGATTGACCGCCGTTCGCTTGTAGGTGCCGGACTGGGCGTGGGGCTGGCGGCGGGGTTCGGGCCCGGCGTGCTGGCAGCGGCTGCGAGAGCGCGGCCCGCGCGTCCGGCCAGGCCGCTGGTGATCGGTCATCGCGGCTGTTCGGCGCTGCGGCCCGAGCATACGCTTGGTTCCTATGCCAAGGCGATTGCCGATGGCGCGGACTTCATCGAGCCCGATCTGGTCAGCACCCGGGACGGCGTGCTGATCGCGCGGCACGAGAACAACATCGCCGAGACCACCGACGTTTCCGCCCGGCCCGAATTCGCCGGGCGCAAGGCGACCAAGACCATCGATGGCGAGCAGGTGACCGGCTGGTTCACCGAGGACTTCACGCTGGCCGAGATCAAGAGCCTGCGCGCGAAGGAGCGGCTGGGGGCATTGCGTCCGGAAAGCCATGCCCACGACGGGCGGTTCCAGGTCGTGACCTTCGAGGAAATCGCCGATTTTGTCGCCGCCGAGGCAGCCGCGCGCGGGCGGGTGATCGGGGTGATTCCGGAACTGAAGCACTCCACTTATTTCGGCTCGATCGGCCTGCCGCTGGAGCAGCGTTTTCTCGATAGGCTGCACGCCAGCGCCTATCTCCAGAGCGCGCCGGTGATCGTGCAGAGCTTCGAGATCGCCAACCTGAAGTGGCTGCGCGCGCGTCTGGATGCCCTCTCGAATGTCCAGTTGCTGCAATTGACCGTGCCCGGTTCGATGCGTCCGGCGGATGTGGTGGCGAGGGGCGCGGGCCCGACCTTCGACCAGATGCACAGCGATGCCGGTCTGGCGGAAATCGCAAGGTATGCCGACTGGATCTCGCCTAACAATCTGGCGCTGCTCGGGCGGGACAAGGACGGCAAGCTGCTGCCGCAGGGCACCGGTCTGGTCGAGCGTGCCCATGCGGCGGGCCTGCTGGTTTCGACCTGGACCTTCCGTCCGGAGA
Proteins encoded:
- the nadB gene encoding L-aspartate oxidase; this translates as MSTNPAPASAFDVIVVGSGAAGLTAALALAENLKVLVLAKGGLTGGSTAWAQGGIAAVLDAGDTFEEHVSDTMIAGAGLNRLETVEFVIERAPLAIERLVELGVPFNTEGDELHLTREGGHSHRRIVHVADATGWAVQSALLKAAEDNPNITLLPGQSCIDLITGRHEERYSGSGRVWGVYALDEQTGRVTAHTARATILATGGAGRVYQFSTAPRGATGDGIAMAWRAGARVSNMEMMQFHPTCLYNLEVKNFLITEAVRGEGGQLRHPVTGHRFMPDYDERAELAPRDVVARAIDDQIKRYGLDYVHLDISHQPEAFVKEHFPNIHEKLLGLGIDMTREPIPVVPAQHYTCGGILIDLDGKTDLPGLYAAGECTESGLHGANRLASNSLLECFVFGEACAAHILDHWDAFDAPPPVRQWDESRVTDSDEEVVIKQNWTEIRRFMWNYVGIVRTTKRLERAMHRIQMLNGEVEEYYRHFRVSTDLIELRNLLQTAELIVRSALHRHESRGLHFTLDYPATEAAPQDTVLVP
- a CDS encoding GlsB/YeaQ/YmgE family stress response membrane protein; translation: MINLIGAIISGLVIGVLARWLYPGFVDMSWVATILLGIGGSFAAGLITTRGEAGFQRAGCLASVLGAMALIFIGRALHIGM
- a CDS encoding ribonucleoside-diphosphate reductase subunit alpha; its protein translation is MDKTDTASDALVVDALAAVAAAASAGAAAKPRVSDSKTIHDRRFTIVTDDSRNDLLTDFGKETLDDRYLLPGEKYQDLFARVADAYADDQEHAQRIYDYISKLWFMPATPVLSNGGTGRGLPISCYLNSVDDSLDGILATWTENVWLASRGGGIGTYWGNVRGIGEPVGLNGKTSGIIPFVRVMDSLTLAISQGSLRRGSAACYLDVSHPEIEEFLEIRNTTGDFNRKALNLHHGVLLTDEFMEAVRDGTDFDLRSPKDGSVRGTVHARSLFQKLVETRLRTGEPYFVFSDTVNRTMPKHHRDLGLKVSTSNLCSEITLPTGRDHLGNDRTAVCCLSSLNIETWEEWKGEKRFIEDVLRFLDNVLQDYIDRAPDEMARARYSAERERSVGMGVMGFHSYLQKRGIAFESAMAKALNMQMFQHIAAKADEASLLLAQERGACPDAADMGVMQRFSCKMAIAPTASISIICGGTSACIEPIPANIYTHKTLSGSFVVKNPYLEKLLASKSKDSTNVWNSILEHGGSVQQLDFLSPEEKAIFKTSFEIDQRWLLEFAADRTPYIDQAQSLNLFIPADVDKWDLMMLHFQAWEKGIKSLYYLRSKSVQRAGFAGSGGVEADNTPEAPKFEIGETTDYDECLACQ
- a CDS encoding glycerophosphodiester phosphodiesterase family protein; the protein is MIDRRSLVGAGLGVGLAAGFGPGVLAAAARARPARPARPLVIGHRGCSALRPEHTLGSYAKAIADGADFIEPDLVSTRDGVLIARHENNIAETTDVSARPEFAGRKATKTIDGEQVTGWFTEDFTLAEIKSLRAKERLGALRPESHAHDGRFQVVTFEEIADFVAAEAAARGRVIGVIPELKHSTYFGSIGLPLEQRFLDRLHASAYLQSAPVIVQSFEIANLKWLRARLDALSNVQLLQLTVPGSMRPADVVARGAGPTFDQMHSDAGLAEIARYADWISPNNLALLGRDKDGKLLPQGTGLVERAHAAGLLVSTWTFRPENYFLPADLRDGTEQGKHNPAGSVAEIRRYLALGIDSFFTDDPAIGRQAVDGRG